In Entelurus aequoreus isolate RoL-2023_Sb linkage group LG02, RoL_Eaeq_v1.1, whole genome shotgun sequence, one genomic interval encodes:
- the LOC133630369 gene encoding gastrula zinc finger protein XlCGF17.1-like produces the protein MAQEVPKTPHIKEEEPHYLHIKEEEEEHSISQEREHLEGLEKFPVTGVPVKSEEDEVKGESEEQRGAEPPSSSSSQHMTTEGDGGDLAPMSDSDETTSHSSHTDDDEDSKADQTRLKCSQCDKTFVNKSTLNTHMTIHTGEKPFRCTFCSKRFSIKGRMIAHTRTHTGEKLYACSMCDKRFSHRSAFVRHKRAHASEKPFTCNVCGKCFAFVGGLETHLRTHTGEKPYSCAVCNRGFCDHSSFVRHARTHTGEKPYSCAICSRRFTQTSALVKHTRIHTGEKPFTCLVCGLRLTQKSHLTKHMRTHTGEKVFSCRVCDDRFSYKYQVDSHRCAGEKTQRNTH, from the coding sequence ATGGCGCAGGAGGTACCAAagaccccccacattaaagaggaagagccaCATTAcctccacattaaagaggaagaagaggaacacagcatcagtcaggagagAGAGCACCTTGAGGGATTGGAgaagttcccagtgactggtgtccctgtgaagagtgaagaagatgaggtcaaaggtgaaagtgaggagcagagaggggcggagcctccaagcagcagctcaagtcaacacatgacaacagaaggtgATGGTGGAGACTTAGCTCCAATGTCAGATAGTGACGAGACGACGTCTCACTCTTCTCAcactgatgatgatgaagactctaaagcggATCAGACTCGCTTGAAATGTTCTCAGTGCGACAAAACTTTTGTCAACAAGTCAACTTTGAACACACACATGACGATTCACACGGGGGAGAAACCGTTCAGATGCACATTTTGCAGTAAAAGATTCTCTATCAAAGGACGAATGATAGCGCACACAAGaacgcacaccggagaaaaactcTATGCCTGCTCCATGTGCGACAAGAGGTTTTCTCACCGCTCAGCCTTTGTGCGACACAAGCGAGCCCACGCCAGCGAGAAGCCCTTCACCTGCAACGTTTGCGGAAAATGCTTCGCTTTCGTCGGAGGTCTGGAAACCCATCTGCGAACTCACACGGGCGAAAAACCCTATTCTTGCGCCGTCTGCAACAGAGGTTTCTGCGACCATTCCTCGTTTGTCCGACACGCCAGGACGCACACAGGGGAGAAACCATATTCCTGTGCAATCTGCAGCCGGCGTTTCACGCAGACGTCGGCGCTGGTCAAGCACACGCGAATACACACCGGGGAGAAACCTTTCACCTGCTTAGTGTGTGGCCTGAGATTAACTCAGAAGTCGCACTTGACAAAACACATGAGGACACACACCGGCGAGAAAGTGTTCAGTTGCCGTGTGTGTGATGACAGATTCTCTTACAAGTACCAGGTGGATAGTCACAGGTGTGCTGGTGAGAAGACACAACGTAACACTCATTAG